The Phaeobacter gallaeciensis DSM 26640 genomic sequence CAGAACACCTTGAAGGTCATTGTGGTGAGCGATCGCTCAATCCCGGCGATGTCCAGCAGATGATCATTGATATATTTGCCAACATCCTGATCGCTGGGAATGTAGAGCTTCATCAACAGGTCATAGTCGCCGCTGGTGGAGTACAGTTCGGAGTGGATTTCTCGCAAAGCAATCTCTTCGGCGACCTTGTAGGTGGTGCCGGGTTTGCAGCGG encodes the following:
- a CDS encoding Lrp/AsnC family transcriptional regulator — its product is MSTCVFIQIRCKPGTTYKVAEEIALREIHSELYSTSGDYDLLMKLYIPSDQDVGKYINDHLLDIAGIERSLTTMTFKVF